One part of the Hydrogenobacter sp. T-2 genome encodes these proteins:
- a CDS encoding MoaD/ThiS family protein, whose product MKALYFSILKEKLKAEFEEIEFSGKVSELRRLLIEKYPELEDILKVSRFAVNYEYVGEDFELKGEEVVAVIPPVSGG is encoded by the coding sequence ATGAAAGCCCTTTACTTTTCCATCCTTAAAGAGAAGCTCAAGGCTGAGTTTGAAGAAATTGAGTTTAGCGGAAAAGTGTCAGAGCTCCGTAGGCTTTTAATTGAAAAGTATCCCGAGCTTGAAGATATTTTAAAAGTTTCAAGGTTTGCGGTTAATTATGAGTATGTTGGAGAAGATTTTGAGCTAAAGGGAGAGGAAGTGGTGGCGGTTATACCTCCAGTAAGCGGTGGATAA
- a CDS encoding Uma2 family endonuclease, whose translation MQVKERTYTYEDVLKGTLPEGLYEIVNGEVVEMAPTSFEHGGYEGDIVYHLKEKARKKAYVVCGEVGLITSKNPLTVRGLDIAYISREKLKEKPKGMLEVPPDLVIEILSPSNTYTEMEEKVQELLDFGVERVLLVDPRLRKAFLHKKGIVEVYSFDDEFELLPDLKIKLSEVIEE comes from the coding sequence ATGCAGGTAAAGGAGAGGACATATACCTACGAAGATGTGCTGAAGGGAACTCTTCCAGAAGGGCTTTACGAAATAGTCAACGGTGAGGTGGTGGAAATGGCTCCTACGAGCTTTGAGCATGGTGGTTATGAAGGCGATATAGTTTATCATCTAAAAGAAAAAGCAAGAAAAAAGGCTTACGTAGTCTGCGGTGAAGTAGGACTTATAACGAGCAAGAACCCTCTAACAGTTAGAGGTCTTGATATAGCTTACATAAGCAGAGAAAAGCTCAAAGAGAAACCTAAGGGGATGCTTGAAGTGCCTCCAGACCTTGTAATAGAGATACTCTCACCCTCTAACACTTACACGGAGATGGAAGAGAAAGTGCAAGAGCTTTTAGACTTTGGCGTGGAAAGGGTTTTGCTCGTAGACCCAAGGCTGAGGAAGGCGTTCCTGCACAAAAAGGGCATTGTGGAAGTTTATTCCTTTGACGATGAGTTTGAACTTCTGCCAGATCTTAAAATAAAACTATCTGAGGTGATTGAGGAATGA
- the murA gene encoding UDP-N-acetylglucosamine 1-carboxyvinyltransferase: MISTTSYTSDYLVIEGGKPLKGKVNISGSKNASLPILIASILTKEPCQVENVPDLLDTRTTIELLRHLGAGVEFKEEKISIYPSSINLHTAPDEIVRRMRASVLVMGPLLARFGRAVVSMPGGCSIGVRSIDQHLKVFEKAGAHIRVRHGYIDMELKKVNPVEYTFEVITVTGTENALMLLSSCEKRSILRNIALEPEVMDLVEVLRKMGADICIEDRTAIIRGSKELRGFSHRVIPDRIEAGTFMVAGFLTGGDVLLEDVRVEHLGSVIEKLKEAGANIDILSLNSLRVRGGNGIKPLCISTAEYPGFPTDMQAQFMVLCCLADGVSEIRENIFENRFQHVAELQRMGADIHVRGRTAIIRGVKKLYGADVYSTDLRASASLVLAGLVAEGKTVVKDIYHLDRGYERLEEKFKGLGAVVERQPPREV, translated from the coding sequence ATGATAAGCACTACATCATATACTTCTGACTATCTTGTGATAGAAGGAGGCAAACCTCTAAAGGGAAAGGTAAATATCTCTGGCTCAAAAAACGCCTCACTACCCATACTCATAGCCAGCATACTTACAAAAGAACCTTGCCAAGTAGAAAATGTGCCGGATCTTCTTGATACAAGAACGACCATTGAACTTCTTAGACACTTAGGTGCTGGCGTTGAGTTTAAAGAGGAAAAGATAAGCATTTATCCGAGCTCTATAAACCTTCACACTGCGCCAGATGAAATTGTGAGGCGTATGAGAGCTTCTGTCCTTGTGATGGGTCCACTGCTTGCAAGGTTTGGAAGGGCAGTTGTTTCCATGCCAGGAGGCTGTTCCATCGGTGTAAGGTCCATAGACCAGCATCTTAAGGTGTTTGAGAAAGCTGGTGCTCATATCAGGGTAAGGCACGGCTACATAGATATGGAGTTAAAAAAGGTCAACCCTGTAGAGTATACCTTTGAAGTTATAACAGTAACAGGAACTGAGAATGCCCTCATGCTTCTTAGTAGTTGTGAAAAGAGAAGTATTCTGAGGAATATAGCCTTGGAGCCAGAAGTTATGGACCTTGTGGAAGTGCTCAGGAAGATGGGTGCGGATATATGTATAGAAGACAGAACCGCTATAATAAGAGGGAGCAAAGAGCTTAGAGGATTTAGTCATAGAGTTATTCCAGACAGAATAGAAGCAGGAACCTTTATGGTAGCTGGTTTTTTAACAGGTGGTGATGTTCTACTTGAAGATGTGAGGGTAGAGCATTTGGGTAGCGTCATAGAAAAGCTAAAAGAAGCAGGTGCTAATATTGATATTTTAAGCCTTAACAGTCTCAGGGTAAGAGGAGGTAATGGTATTAAGCCTCTTTGTATATCCACAGCGGAGTATCCGGGTTTTCCCACGGATATGCAAGCTCAATTTATGGTGCTTTGCTGTCTTGCGGATGGAGTGTCAGAGATAAGGGAAAACATCTTTGAAAACCGCTTTCAGCATGTGGCAGAGCTTCAGAGAATGGGTGCGGACATACACGTGAGGGGTAGGACCGCAATTATAAGAGGGGTCAAAAAGCTCTACGGTGCGGATGTTTATTCTACCGACCTAAGGGCATCTGCCAGTCTTGTGTTGGCGGGGCTTGTGGCAGAAGGAAAGACGGTAGTAAAAGATATATACCATCTTGACAGAGGATATGAGAGACTTGAGGAAAAATTCAAAGGTTTGGGAGCTGTCGTAGAAAGACAGCCCCCCAGAGAAGTTTAG
- a CDS encoding Hsp20/alpha crystallin family protein produces MRRGLMLWNPFAEIERIRREFDRLLDELVPREEGERVFAPVVDVYETDQELVVKVELPGVKKENVEVSIRDNALYIRGEKKEEKEEKTETYHRVERVYGRFERVLPLPTDVKVESAKAEFKDGVLEIRIPKAESSQEKKIEIT; encoded by the coding sequence ATGAGAAGAGGACTTATGCTTTGGAACCCCTTTGCAGAAATTGAACGCATAAGAAGGGAGTTTGACAGGCTCCTTGATGAGCTTGTGCCAAGGGAGGAAGGTGAAAGGGTTTTTGCACCTGTTGTGGATGTGTATGAGACGGACCAGGAACTGGTTGTAAAAGTGGAGCTTCCAGGTGTGAAGAAGGAAAACGTTGAGGTATCCATAAGGGACAATGCTCTCTACATAAGAGGAGAAAAGAAGGAGGAAAAAGAGGAAAAGACGGAAACATATCACAGGGTTGAAAGAGTATATGGAAGGTTTGAAAGAGTTTTGCCACTACCTACGGATGTAAAGGTAGAATCCGCAAAGGCTGAGTTCAAAGATGGTGTGCTTGAAATAAGAATACCAAAAGCTGAGAGTTCACAGGAGAAAAAGATAGAAATAACCTAA
- a CDS encoding glycosyltransferase family 9 protein: protein MDKRALIIRLSSLGDVVLTSCLIDPLLELGYKPYLLTFEPFGEVFLEDPRLEVFQIKKQELFREDTVQRLKGFDLYLDMHKNLRTLLLRISLGGKWKSYNKQSLRRRLSIYLDSFRKPYSVVKAYLETIGYREGRPKIIISEGRLRAWKDRLGDYICIAPGARYEKKRYPYFEKLAELFLKEGYKVILVGDRRDRELTKDWQAINLCGELSLLDVAGIIKGASLFVGNDSGLLHLARAAGTRAIQIYGGTHPTLGFALDPQEGVYLFKGLYCQPCDLHGRGGCRFGNYPYPCLEIAPQEVFSVAKRLLRG from the coding sequence GTGGATAAGAGAGCTCTCATAATAAGACTATCTTCTTTGGGCGATGTGGTGCTAACTTCTTGCCTTATAGACCCTTTACTTGAACTGGGATATAAGCCATATCTTTTGACCTTTGAACCCTTTGGTGAAGTCTTCTTAGAAGACCCAAGACTTGAAGTTTTTCAGATAAAAAAGCAAGAACTTTTCAGAGAGGATACTGTCCAAAGGCTAAAGGGCTTTGACCTATACCTTGACATGCATAAAAATCTGAGAACACTCCTCTTGAGGATAAGTCTCGGTGGAAAGTGGAAAAGCTATAACAAGCAGTCCCTTAGGCGAAGGCTTTCCATTTACCTTGATAGCTTTAGAAAACCCTATAGCGTAGTAAAGGCTTACCTTGAAACTATAGGCTACAGGGAAGGAAGACCAAAGATAATAATCTCCGAAGGGAGATTAAGGGCTTGGAAAGATAGGCTCGGAGACTATATATGCATAGCTCCTGGTGCAAGGTATGAAAAGAAAAGATATCCATACTTTGAAAAGTTAGCAGAGCTTTTCCTCAAAGAAGGCTACAAGGTGATTCTCGTGGGAGACAGAAGGGATAGGGAGCTCACTAAAGATTGGCAAGCCATTAATCTATGTGGAGAGCTATCTCTCTTGGATGTGGCTGGCATAATAAAGGGTGCTTCTCTCTTTGTGGGCAACGACTCGGGACTACTACATTTGGCGAGGGCGGCAGGGACAAGGGCTATTCAGATATACGGCGGAACGCATCCTACCTTAGGCTTTGCCCTTGACCCTCAGGAAGGTGTATATCTTTTCAAAGGTTTATATTGTCAACCTTGCGACCTTCATGGAAGAGGAGGATGTAGGTTTGGAAATTATCCTTATCCTTGTCTTGAGATAGCACCACAGGAAGTCTTTAGTGTAGCTAAGAGACTTTTAAGAGGGTAG
- the purH gene encoding bifunctional phosphoribosylaminoimidazolecarboxamide formyltransferase/IMP cyclohydrolase, which translates to MRALISVYYKEGLEKLLQAIYEKGFEVISTGGTAKFIQSLGYKVKLVEELTGFPEILDGRVKTLHPAVHGGILYRDWVEKDKEEIKSLGIQPIDLVVVNLYPFEEKLKEDLTEQELMEFIDIGGPTLIRASAKNFYRVAVVVDPEDYGWVAERIKEGGLTLEERKALAVKAFSLTAYYDALISKALANMFEVQTEVTYSAIPIRLASQLRYGENPHQKGWLYLNPLEELGIARSKVLQGKEMSFNNYLDSDSALRLVSEFSKPACVIVKHNNPCGVALGNSLLEAYERAFSSDPESSFGGIVAFNDKVDKDLAQGLTEVFLEVVIAPEFSEEALEVLSKKKNLRLIQVFGFSHSFDIKKISGGFLLQEEDSLDYERFEVVSEREPTETEKEDMLFAWKVCKYVKSNAVVIAKEGMTLAIGSGNTSRVDSLRCAIAKAQRFGFELRGSVLASEAFLPFRDSVDIAHSAGITAIIQPGGSIRDKEVIEAVNQHSMAMVFTGTRHFRH; encoded by the coding sequence ATGAGGGCACTTATCTCCGTATACTACAAAGAGGGTCTTGAAAAACTTCTGCAGGCTATCTATGAGAAGGGTTTTGAGGTCATATCCACTGGTGGCACTGCAAAGTTTATCCAAAGCCTTGGCTATAAGGTAAAGCTGGTGGAAGAGCTCACAGGCTTTCCCGAGATATTGGACGGTAGGGTAAAGACCTTGCATCCTGCGGTGCATGGCGGTATTCTCTACAGAGATTGGGTAGAAAAGGACAAGGAAGAAATAAAGAGCCTTGGCATACAACCCATAGACCTTGTGGTGGTTAACCTATATCCCTTTGAAGAGAAACTAAAAGAAGACCTAACAGAGCAGGAGCTTATGGAGTTTATAGATATAGGTGGACCAACTCTTATCAGAGCTTCCGCTAAAAACTTCTACAGAGTTGCGGTAGTGGTAGACCCTGAGGACTACGGATGGGTAGCGGAGAGAATAAAAGAAGGTGGTCTAACCCTTGAAGAGAGAAAAGCCCTTGCGGTAAAGGCTTTTTCCCTTACCGCTTACTACGATGCTCTTATATCAAAAGCCTTGGCAAATATGTTTGAGGTGCAAACAGAAGTTACATACTCCGCCATACCCATTAGGTTAGCAAGCCAGCTAAGATACGGAGAAAACCCCCATCAAAAGGGTTGGCTTTATCTCAACCCCCTTGAGGAGCTTGGTATTGCCCGTTCTAAGGTTTTGCAGGGAAAGGAAATGTCCTTTAACAATTACCTTGACAGCGACTCTGCCCTTAGGCTCGTAAGTGAGTTTTCAAAACCTGCATGCGTAATAGTAAAGCACAACAACCCCTGCGGTGTAGCCTTAGGCAATAGCCTGCTTGAAGCCTACGAGAGAGCCTTTTCTTCAGACCCCGAGTCTTCCTTTGGAGGCATAGTAGCCTTTAACGACAAGGTAGACAAGGACTTAGCCCAAGGGCTCACAGAAGTCTTCCTTGAGGTGGTTATAGCTCCAGAGTTTTCCGAGGAAGCCCTTGAGGTTCTCTCAAAGAAGAAAAACCTAAGGCTAATACAGGTCTTTGGCTTTTCCCACTCCTTTGATATAAAAAAGATAAGTGGTGGCTTTCTTCTGCAGGAAGAGGACAGTCTTGATTATGAGAGATTTGAAGTGGTTTCGGAAAGAGAGCCCACAGAAACCGAGAAGGAAGACATGCTCTTTGCGTGGAAGGTTTGCAAGTATGTAAAGTCTAACGCGGTGGTTATAGCAAAAGAAGGTATGACTTTGGCAATAGGCTCTGGAAATACTTCAAGGGTGGATAGTTTAAGATGTGCCATAGCAAAAGCCCAGAGGTTTGGTTTTGAGTTAAGAGGAAGCGTTCTTGCTTCTGAAGCCTTTCTACCCTTTAGAGACAGCGTAGATATAGCTCATTCTGCAGGTATAACTGCCATAATTCAACCTGGAGGGTCTATAAGAGACAAGGAAGTAATAGAGGCGGTAAACCAGCATAGCATGGCTATGGTCTTTACTGGCACAAGACACTTTAGACACTAA
- a CDS encoding Uma2 family endonuclease, with the protein MKTVEKLYTYQDLVEGKLPEGLYEIVNGEVVEMAPTSFDHGWYELDLGAYIRGKLRIKGYTAVGEVGILIRKKPLTIRAVDVVYISKEKVKEKPKGILQVPPDLVIEILSPSNTYTEMEEKVQELLDFGVERVLLVDPRLRKAFLHKKGIVEVYSFDEEFELLPELKIKLSEVL; encoded by the coding sequence ATGAAGACCGTAGAGAAGTTATACACTTACCAAGACTTGGTTGAGGGAAAACTCCCAGAAGGCTTGTATGAAATAGTCAACGGAGAGGTGGTGGAAATGGCTCCTACGAGCTTTGACCATGGATGGTATGAGCTTGACCTTGGTGCTTACATAAGAGGAAAGCTCAGGATTAAAGGATACACTGCGGTGGGTGAGGTAGGAATACTCATAAGGAAGAAGCCGCTCACCATAAGGGCGGTGGATGTGGTATATATATCAAAGGAGAAGGTAAAAGAAAAGCCAAAGGGAATACTCCAAGTTCCCCCAGACCTCGTAATAGAGATACTCTCACCCTCTAATACCTACACGGAGATGGAGGAGAAGGTGCAAGAACTTTTGGACTTTGGTGTGGAGAGGGTTTTGCTGGTAGACCCGAGACTCAGGAAGGCATTTTTACATAAAAAGGGCATTGTGGAAGTATACTCCTTTGACGAAGAGTTTGAGCTTCTGCCAGAGCTTAAAATAAAACTATCTGAGGTGCTTTAA
- a CDS encoding DsrE/DsrF/DrsH-like family protein, whose amino-acid sequence MEQKAPDLVIILLTGKENAKRLPSAFFLASTAAAEDMNVVVYFTGPSTELLKKGVADSIYPMEGGQPLSYFIKLALDNGVHMVACKQSLDLNGMKEEDLAYSFPVMTPTQALPTLGMAGRVLTW is encoded by the coding sequence ATGGAGCAAAAGGCACCAGACCTTGTGATCATCCTACTAACAGGAAAGGAAAACGCCAAGAGGCTACCTTCTGCCTTTTTCCTTGCATCCACTGCGGCCGCAGAGGACATGAATGTGGTGGTATACTTCACAGGTCCATCTACAGAGCTCCTCAAAAAGGGTGTTGCGGACAGTATCTATCCAATGGAAGGCGGACAGCCACTTTCTTACTTTATTAAGCTTGCCCTTGACAATGGTGTGCATATGGTGGCATGCAAACAGTCCCTTGACCTCAATGGTATGAAAGAGGAAGACTTGGCTTACAGCTTCCCGGTTATGACGCCTACTCAAGCACTGCCTACTCTTGGAATGGCTGGAAGAGTTCTAACTTGGTAA